Proteins from a single region of Candidatus Saccharibacteria bacterium:
- the recO gene encoding DNA repair protein RecO, with amino-acid sequence MTANRTRAIVLRRTNYGEADRILQVLTPEGKRSVIARGVRREKSRLAGGIELFAVCDIVITKGKGELGILTSARLVQFYRHILEDYDRMQFAYEAVKQVTKASEMMDEPEWYDILAEVLMALDSKTCSRQLTETWFYLRYAAMLGHELSLAHDVNGERLSADARYNYDVAEKGLRAAVNGELTADHIKFLRLVSAKPLKTLAQVGGLEGVLSDCWLVARQHAAV; translated from the coding sequence GTGACAGCTAATCGGACGCGCGCTATTGTGCTGCGTCGCACAAATTATGGCGAAGCGGATAGAATCTTGCAAGTTCTCACCCCAGAAGGAAAACGAAGTGTTATTGCGCGCGGTGTACGGCGCGAAAAAAGCCGCCTTGCTGGCGGCATAGAACTGTTTGCGGTGTGCGATATTGTTATTACTAAGGGAAAAGGAGAGCTGGGTATACTTACGTCGGCGCGGCTCGTGCAATTTTATCGCCACATTCTTGAGGATTACGACAGAATGCAATTTGCGTACGAAGCGGTAAAGCAGGTCACCAAGGCGAGCGAGATGATGGATGAGCCCGAATGGTATGATATTTTGGCCGAGGTGCTTATGGCACTCGATAGCAAAACTTGTTCGCGCCAGCTGACTGAAACATGGTTTTATCTGCGATATGCGGCAATGCTAGGACACGAGCTGAGCCTGGCTCACGATGTGAACGGCGAGCGACTGTCTGCCGATGCCCGTTATAATTACGACGTTGCCGAAAAGGGCCTTCGAGCTGCGGTAAACGGCGAGCTGACTGCGGATCATATTAAATTTTTACGACTTGTCAGCGCGAAACCGCTAAAGACGCTGGCTCAAGTGGGTGGTCTTGAGGGTGTACTGTCCGACTGCTGGTTGGTTGCGCGGCAGCATGCGGCGGTATAG
- a CDS encoding response regulator yields MTKTPFVLIVEDDDWLAEQHVRTLTGVGMRAESVPHALAAIDAIDTTTPDAIVLDVLLVGPNAFTLLHELRSHADLMAIPVVICSNSADQLAQEDLAVYGVKIVLDKATMKPNDLVVAIRKVLP; encoded by the coding sequence ATGACAAAAACGCCCTTCGTTCTTATTGTTGAAGATGATGATTGGCTGGCAGAGCAGCATGTGCGAACACTGACTGGCGTTGGTATGCGCGCCGAAAGTGTCCCGCATGCACTTGCCGCTATCGACGCTATAGATACGACAACTCCAGACGCTATTGTTCTGGATGTCCTTTTGGTAGGCCCAAATGCTTTTACACTGCTTCATGAGCTTCGTTCGCATGCCGATTTGATGGCGATACCCGTGGTGATTTGCAGTAATAGCGCGGATCAATTGGCGCAGGAAGACCTAGCGGTATATGGCGTGAAGATCGTACTTGATAAGGCAACTATGAAACCAAATGATCTAGTGGTAGCTATCCGAAAGGTACTTCCGTGA
- a CDS encoding HAMP domain-containing histidine kinase: MGQSSRQQEAVLFGELSFAVTAAHELKAPLALVRQLSLALEADNVPPAERERMMRQIVLVSERALRLTTDLSRTARLEEGLFQLEPLNPIQICEEVAHELAPLYKAKGREIRVASRYKPILAVANRDLLRRIMLNFGDNALHYASDSAPVELRAGSCEGGTKIRLGVRDYGPAVPPDMWQRLQAQIGTGVQVLHTRPQSSGLGLYVAGQFAGAMQAKIGATRHRDGATFYVDVSASTQLSLL; encoded by the coding sequence ATGGGACAGTCGTCAAGGCAGCAAGAGGCAGTTCTTTTTGGGGAACTGTCTTTTGCCGTTACGGCGGCGCATGAGCTAAAGGCGCCACTTGCGCTTGTGCGTCAGTTATCGCTGGCGCTTGAGGCGGATAATGTACCGCCGGCAGAGCGTGAGCGTATGATGCGGCAAATAGTTCTTGTGAGCGAACGAGCGCTGCGGCTCACAACCGATCTCTCGCGGACGGCTCGCCTTGAGGAAGGACTATTTCAGCTCGAACCGCTCAATCCTATTCAAATTTGTGAAGAAGTTGCGCACGAACTAGCGCCGCTCTACAAGGCAAAAGGGCGTGAGATTCGTGTTGCGTCGCGCTATAAGCCGATTCTTGCTGTTGCGAATCGCGACTTGCTTCGGAGGATTATGCTGAACTTTGGCGATAACGCCTTGCATTATGCGTCGGACAGCGCGCCTGTGGAGCTTCGTGCGGGCTCGTGCGAGGGTGGAACGAAAATACGCCTTGGCGTGCGAGATTATGGTCCAGCTGTGCCGCCAGATATGTGGCAGCGGCTTCAGGCGCAAATTGGTACTGGGGTACAAGTACTTCACACGCGGCCGCAAAGTAGTGGCCTTGGGTTGTATGTTGCCGGGCAATTTGCTGGTGCTATGCAGGCGAAAATTGGTGCTACTCGCCACCGCGACGGCGCAACGTTTTATGTTGATGTATCTGCCTCGACGCAGCTGAGCTTGCTATGA
- a CDS encoding class I SAM-dependent methyltransferase, with protein MAEIAFWIFAAIVLAFGFVVFWGAPYVPSKRKELKAAFSELYPLKKDDVVIDIGSGDGVVLREAASHGAKAIGYELNPILVAITRFISRRNPNIQAHVANFWNIRLPEETTVIYLFAVSRDIGKLGDKIAEEATRLDKKLTVITYGSQMPGRNPLRMLGAHSLYEFTPLQVGKA; from the coding sequence ATGGCAGAGATAGCGTTTTGGATATTTGCGGCCATCGTTCTGGCGTTTGGATTTGTTGTTTTTTGGGGAGCACCGTATGTTCCAAGTAAACGTAAAGAACTAAAAGCCGCTTTCAGCGAGCTGTATCCTTTAAAAAAAGATGATGTTGTTATTGATATCGGTTCGGGTGACGGCGTTGTTTTACGAGAGGCTGCGTCGCACGGAGCGAAGGCAATCGGCTACGAATTAAATCCAATTTTAGTAGCGATAACGCGCTTCATCTCACGTCGCAACCCCAACATTCAAGCGCACGTGGCTAATTTTTGGAATATTCGCTTGCCCGAAGAGACGACTGTCATTTATTTATTTGCCGTATCACGCGACATTGGAAAATTAGGAGATAAAATTGCCGAAGAGGCGACGAGACTTGATAAAAAACTGACTGTTATTACCTATGGAAGCCAAATGCCAGGGCGCAACCCATTGCGAATGCTTGGCGCTCATAGTCTCTATGAATTCACTCCTTTACAGGTGGGGAAAGCGTAA
- the xseB gene encoding exodeoxyribonuclease VII small subunit yields the protein MSVKNKQTIAEKTAKLDELVAWFDSGDFELEKALDKYTEAEKLAQEIEKDLLALKNNIEIVKAKFTESE from the coding sequence ATGTCAGTAAAAAATAAGCAAACAATCGCTGAAAAAACAGCCAAGCTCGACGAGCTTGTGGCATGGTTTGATAGTGGAGATTTTGAGCTTGAAAAAGCTCTTGATAAATACACCGAGGCTGAGAAGCTGGCGCAGGAAATAGAAAAAGATCTTTTGGCGCTTAAAAATAATATCGAAATAGTAAAAGCTAAGTTTACTGAGTCGGAATAA
- the xseA gene encoding exodeoxyribonuclease VII large subunit — MEKSINPRFSVSDFIALTNQTLEYAYPAVEVEGEVASFKVNQGKYVFFDIKDAGGSVGCFMSVWQLRLAIEDGMKVIITATPKLTPWGKFSLTIRSIRPSGEGSLKKSFELLRAKLEAEGIFSPDRKRQLPLAPSHIAVISSTQAAGYADFIKILNDRWGGMQVDVAHVQVQGADAPDQIIRALQYFNSREKLPEVIVIIRGGGSADDLSAFNDELLVREIATSRIPTLVGVGHEVDVSLADMAADVRAATPSNAAQLVVPDRKSLIMSVRRQVGSLLPRTEQAIEGKMHQVQKDMMRSLTAITNRYSYYELQLNSKMRILAELDPKKVLARGYALVRGKVEKGAMIEIEKSDMILQAEVRNVSKK; from the coding sequence ATGGAAAAAAGCATCAACCCCCGATTCAGCGTTAGCGACTTTATTGCGCTGACCAACCAAACCCTCGAATATGCCTACCCGGCCGTCGAGGTTGAGGGCGAGGTGGCGAGTTTTAAAGTAAATCAAGGCAAGTACGTTTTTTTTGATATTAAGGATGCCGGCGGGAGTGTCGGCTGTTTTATGTCGGTGTGGCAACTTAGGCTTGCGATCGAAGATGGTATGAAGGTGATTATCACGGCGACACCCAAGCTAACACCGTGGGGTAAGTTTAGCCTGACGATCCGCTCGATTCGTCCTAGTGGTGAGGGGAGTTTGAAGAAAAGTTTCGAACTGCTGCGTGCAAAATTAGAAGCTGAAGGAATATTTTCGCCGGATCGCAAAAGACAACTTCCGCTCGCGCCGTCGCATATTGCTGTTATAAGTAGTACTCAGGCGGCAGGCTATGCGGATTTTATTAAGATTTTAAATGATCGTTGGGGTGGAATGCAGGTGGATGTTGCGCATGTACAAGTGCAGGGTGCCGATGCACCTGATCAGATAATTCGCGCATTGCAGTATTTTAATTCGCGCGAGAAATTGCCAGAAGTGATTGTTATCATAAGAGGCGGTGGAAGCGCCGATGATCTGAGCGCTTTTAATGATGAGTTGCTGGTTCGTGAGATTGCAACGAGCCGTATCCCAACGCTAGTAGGGGTGGGGCATGAAGTAGATGTGAGTCTTGCGGATATGGCCGCCGACGTTCGCGCGGCGACGCCAAGTAATGCGGCGCAGCTTGTTGTTCCGGATCGCAAAAGCCTTATTATGAGTGTGCGACGGCAGGTGGGCTCGTTGCTGCCGCGAACTGAACAAGCGATTGAGGGTAAAATGCACCAGGTGCAAAAAGATATGATGCGTTCGCTTACGGCGATAACGAACAGATATTCGTATTACGAATTGCAGTTAAATAGTAAAATGAGAATACTAGCCGAACTCGACCCTAAGAAAGTCCTTGCTCGTGGATATGCCCTTGTGCGAGGGAAGGTTGAAAAAGGCGCGATGATTGAAATTGAAAAAAGCGATATGATACTACAAGCGGAGGTACGGAATGTCAGTAAAAAATAA
- a CDS encoding flippase-like domain-containing protein, giving the protein MSFRAWLSAITLIFIVVIIYFSRHELMQAWELLGQVNIWILLLLIPGQILVYYAGGEVIFSYLRAKDSIGHIAPATLARMSLEMNFVNHILPSGGVSGISYMTWRLGKFGVTPGRATMSQVVRFAVVFAALIVLIALSVVMITIDGNINRWMILMSSGLVSIMLGAILGGIYLISSHKRVTGFSDWMVARVNKFVRKVTFGRKKSVLHRKRVYDFFDEMHKDYLALKADKRILLKPFMWGVLFTLADVSLFLITFWALGVPVNPAPVLIAYGVAALAGFFVVTPGGAGAYEAIMVAFLAVAGLGQGVAIAGIVLTRVILLLGTIILGYVFYQMALVKYGKKHQPPIQR; this is encoded by the coding sequence ATGTCTTTTAGAGCCTGGTTAAGTGCGATCACGTTGATCTTTATTGTCGTTATTATTTATTTCTCGCGACACGAGCTTATGCAAGCATGGGAATTGTTGGGTCAAGTGAACATATGGATACTGCTTCTTCTGATTCCGGGGCAAATTCTTGTGTACTACGCCGGGGGAGAGGTGATCTTTTCATATCTTCGCGCAAAAGACTCGATTGGGCATATTGCGCCGGCTACGCTTGCGCGCATGTCGCTAGAGATGAACTTCGTTAACCATATTTTGCCAAGTGGCGGGGTGAGCGGCATTTCGTATATGACGTGGCGGCTTGGGAAATTTGGTGTCACACCTGGTCGTGCGACCATGTCTCAGGTGGTCCGTTTTGCAGTGGTGTTTGCAGCGCTGATCGTTCTTATTGCTCTTTCTGTGGTTATGATCACGATTGATGGCAATATTAACCGTTGGATGATACTGATGAGTTCGGGGCTGGTGAGTATTATGCTTGGTGCGATTTTGGGTGGAATCTACCTTATTAGTAGTCACAAACGCGTGACGGGTTTTAGCGACTGGATGGTGGCGAGAGTTAATAAGTTTGTACGTAAGGTGACATTTGGCCGCAAAAAATCGGTACTTCACAGAAAGCGCGTCTATGACTTTTTTGATGAGATGCATAAAGACTATTTAGCGCTTAAGGCCGACAAACGAATTTTGCTTAAGCCGTTTATGTGGGGTGTACTGTTTACTCTCGCCGATGTTTCGCTATTTTTGATTACGTTTTGGGCGCTTGGCGTTCCAGTAAACCCGGCACCTGTGCTTATTGCGTACGGCGTAGCGGCGCTAGCTGGATTTTTTGTCGTAACGCCGGGAGGGGCGGGTGCGTACGAGGCAATTATGGTAGCGTTTTTGGCGGTTGCAGGGCTTGGCCAGGGTGTTGCGATTGCGGGAATCGTTCTGACGCGAGTTATTTTGCTGCTTGGAACAATTATATTAGGATATGTTTTTTATCAGATGGCACTTGTGAAATATGGAAAAAAGCATCAACCCCCGATTCAGCGTTAG
- a CDS encoding 50S ribosomal protein L27: MSHVKAGGSSKNIHNNAGQRLGVKRFGGQKVNTGEILVRQTGSTKIAGPGTFVSKNFTIHAAIDGVVSFGKVKKGHFTGKSVPRTQVSVQPVDDKQLVKK; encoded by the coding sequence ATGTCACACGTTAAAGCAGGTGGTTCAAGTAAGAACATCCACAACAACGCCGGTCAACGCCTTGGCGTTAAGCGTTTTGGCGGCCAAAAAGTAAACACAGGAGAAATCCTTGTTCGCCAAACTGGTAGCACTAAAATTGCTGGTCCTGGTACCTTTGTCAGCAAAAACTTTACTATTCACGCTGCTATAGACGGTGTCGTAAGCTTTGGTAAGGTTAAAAAAGGCCACTTTACTGGTAAGAGCGTTCCTCGTACTCAGGTAAGCGTTCAGCCTGTCGACGACAAGCAACTCGTAAAAAAATAG
- a CDS encoding response regulator has translation MDAKKKILLVEDDTALAAVYKSRLELEGFEIREVNNGEDALSAAIAFKPDLILLDAMMPKISGFDVLDILRNTPDTTNIRVIMLTALSQPKDKERAESLGVDDYLVKSQVVIGDVVERVKFHLGMTPKHDQN, from the coding sequence ATGGATGCTAAGAAAAAAATACTACTCGTCGAAGATGATACTGCACTTGCAGCCGTTTACAAATCTAGGCTCGAACTTGAAGGATTTGAAATCCGTGAAGTAAACAACGGTGAAGACGCGCTTTCGGCCGCGATTGCATTTAAGCCAGATCTTATTTTGCTTGATGCTATGATGCCGAAGATCAGCGGTTTTGATGTTCTTGATATCTTGCGTAATACCCCAGATACCACCAATATTCGCGTTATTATGTTAACGGCGCTTAGCCAGCCAAAGGATAAAGAGCGTGCCGAATCGCTTGGTGTTGATGATTACCTTGTAAAATCACAGGTGGTTATTGGTGATGTTGTTGAGCGCGTAAAGTTTCATTTGGGCATGACACCAAAGCACGATCAGAACTAG
- a CDS encoding S41 family peptidase: MADEQQSMAERPVVRAGISKNIYFLTIAVTVVIGFVAGTRSNEVLAVIAPVFGFKVETGTLDLKTVQKTYQELSVNFDGTLDTQKLIDGANRGMVAAAGDQYTVYMDAKEAEEFDKDLSGSIGGGIGAEIGVRDDQPTIIRVLDNNPAANAGLKAGDRIIGVNDEATSDWTVEKVVAAIRGEAGTTVKVTVGRGTATQEYTITRATVNNPSVSSSIKNDIGILTISRFDGDTSHLAREAALSLKDKGVKAIVLDLRGNGGGYVTAAQDVAGLWLNDKLIVTERTNGRVVDELKSGNDPVLSGLKTIVLVNGASASASEIVAGALQDHGAATLVGEKTFGKGSVQKILDLGAGTKLKVTIARWYTPNGKNIMKEGIAPNTVVELTADDVNAGRDPQLDAALGKLAG; this comes from the coding sequence GTGGCAGACGAACAGCAGTCTATGGCCGAACGCCCAGTGGTGCGAGCGGGCATATCAAAAAATATTTATTTTCTTACGATCGCGGTGACGGTTGTTATTGGGTTTGTTGCGGGTACAAGGAGCAACGAAGTGCTAGCTGTTATAGCCCCTGTTTTTGGCTTTAAGGTAGAAACGGGAACACTCGATCTTAAAACGGTTCAAAAAACATACCAAGAATTGTCTGTTAATTTTGACGGCACTCTCGATACGCAAAAGCTTATCGATGGAGCTAACAGGGGTATGGTGGCGGCCGCTGGTGATCAGTACACGGTATATATGGACGCCAAAGAGGCGGAGGAGTTCGATAAAGACCTTAGCGGCTCGATTGGTGGTGGTATAGGTGCCGAGATAGGTGTGCGCGACGACCAGCCAACAATCATTCGCGTGCTTGACAACAACCCGGCTGCAAATGCAGGCCTAAAGGCAGGTGATCGTATTATCGGCGTCAACGATGAGGCGACGTCGGACTGGACTGTTGAAAAGGTAGTTGCGGCTATTCGCGGCGAGGCCGGCACGACGGTAAAGGTGACAGTGGGGCGGGGCACGGCAACTCAGGAGTACACGATTACCCGAGCGACGGTGAATAACCCTAGTGTTTCAAGTAGTATCAAGAATGATATCGGCATACTGACAATAAGCCGTTTCGATGGTGACACATCGCATTTGGCACGTGAGGCGGCGCTAAGTCTTAAGGATAAGGGTGTGAAGGCGATTGTTCTGGATCTTCGTGGTAATGGCGGCGGCTATGTAACGGCCGCGCAAGACGTTGCTGGATTATGGCTTAATGACAAACTTATTGTGACCGAACGAACGAATGGAAGAGTGGTAGACGAGCTAAAGTCTGGTAACGATCCGGTGCTGAGCGGTCTGAAAACAATCGTTCTTGTTAATGGCGCAAGTGCAAGTGCAAGCGAGATTGTTGCGGGTGCTTTGCAAGACCATGGTGCGGCGACGCTAGTGGGCGAAAAAACCTTCGGTAAGGGAAGTGTGCAAAAAATCCTCGATCTTGGTGCTGGCACAAAACTAAAAGTGACAATTGCTCGCTGGTATACGCCAAATGGCAAAAATATTATGAAAGAAGGTATCGCGCCGAACACTGTTGTTGAGCTGACGGCCGATGATGTTAATGCGGGCCGTGATCCGCAGCTGGATGCTGCACTGGGCAAACTTGCCGGATAA
- a CDS encoding CHAP domain-containing protein: protein MKQRSTTPVSKGLVTKSILVAAAVLMMVAAPLSVQPRVLADKYDDQIQALQREIDAYEAEAAKLKGKADSLQVQINRLSNQKAQIQGQIELSQAKFNKLKKQIVDTEAEIANSKSVLGTTIASLYIDDKITPLEMLASSQNIGDYVDKQEYRSAIRDQLSQSIVKIKALKVSLEKQKADVARVLGDQRNARNALAAKESEQQGLLAATRGQESSYKALSAETNAKKLEIQKQQQAAIEAAIRAANGGGSVNILPGDPNKGGYPWESGCYVDENAVSHGGADGNGGDPLGYGCRQCVSYTAWKVIQKTGYEPRYWGNANMWPGSATAAGFKIGSTPKVGSVGVISAGQYGHVVWIEAVNGDGTVDVSQYNYYNAGGSGWGHYSKMRVSSATYDTYIYF, encoded by the coding sequence ATGAAACAGCGGTCCACCACACCAGTTTCAAAAGGGTTAGTCACAAAGTCAATTCTTGTGGCGGCGGCCGTTTTGATGATGGTGGCAGCACCTCTTAGCGTTCAGCCGCGAGTCTTGGCGGACAAATACGACGATCAGATTCAAGCGCTGCAGCGCGAGATTGACGCTTACGAAGCCGAGGCGGCGAAACTTAAAGGCAAGGCCGATTCTTTGCAGGTGCAAATAAACCGTTTAAGCAACCAAAAAGCCCAAATACAGGGCCAAATCGAACTCAGCCAGGCGAAGTTTAATAAGTTGAAAAAGCAAATTGTCGATACTGAAGCGGAGATAGCAAATAGTAAGTCGGTTCTTGGCACGACAATCGCTAGCCTTTATATCGATGACAAAATTACACCGCTCGAAATGCTTGCCAGCAGCCAAAATATTGGCGATTATGTCGATAAGCAAGAGTATCGATCGGCGATTCGCGATCAGTTGTCGCAATCGATCGTAAAAATCAAAGCACTTAAAGTCTCGCTTGAAAAGCAAAAAGCCGATGTTGCACGGGTACTTGGTGACCAGCGCAATGCGCGTAATGCACTTGCAGCAAAAGAATCCGAACAACAGGGCTTGTTGGCCGCAACGCGTGGCCAGGAAAGCTCGTATAAGGCACTATCAGCCGAGACGAATGCTAAAAAACTAGAAATTCAAAAGCAGCAGCAGGCAGCAATCGAAGCGGCGATCCGTGCGGCCAATGGTGGTGGGTCGGTTAATATATTGCCAGGCGACCCGAACAAGGGTGGCTATCCATGGGAAAGTGGATGCTATGTCGATGAGAATGCTGTTTCACATGGTGGAGCGGATGGTAACGGTGGCGATCCGCTAGGTTATGGCTGCCGTCAGTGTGTGAGCTATACCGCCTGGAAGGTTATTCAGAAAACCGGCTACGAGCCCCGTTACTGGGGTAATGCAAATATGTGGCCTGGAAGTGCGACAGCTGCTGGATTTAAGATAGGTAGCACGCCAAAAGTTGGTTCAGTGGGTGTTATATCTGCCGGCCAATACGGACATGTCGTCTGGATCGAAGCGGTAAACGGCGATGGCACGGTAGATGTGAGTCAGTATAACTACTACAACGCAGGCGGTTCTGGCTGGGGGCACTATAGTAAAATGCGTGTTTCAAGCGCAACGTACGATACGTACATCTACTTTTAA
- a CDS encoding FtsX-like permease family protein, whose protein sequence is MSKRKLDSKAFASQKRHRRQWITFMRMCRYGVNNFSRNAWLTIAATAVMTITLVVVFVTLSARNVLVDTVSEIREKVDMSIYVKNDITPEDVQKIQSGLEGLTSSVRGVTYVSPDQARAAFAQENKGEADMLNALNESTNEFPGTFRISPVDINKTDELRNFVATDPTLKTQIDPNREPSFAGQRRSAIENIGRWVGFAETAGLVASVIFIAISSLIVFNTIRMAIFNRKDEIQMMKLIGADRNFIRGPFVVEAVVYGIIAAVVATVIGVSLLYASSDQLLSYGVVLQGTINFMTTYLGFVLLGMIGLGATIGIISSLLATRRYLKI, encoded by the coding sequence ATGAGCAAACGCAAACTAGACTCTAAGGCATTTGCAAGCCAAAAACGCCACCGTCGCCAGTGGATTACCTTTATGCGCATGTGTCGCTATGGTGTCAATAACTTTAGCCGTAATGCGTGGCTAACAATTGCCGCTACGGCCGTTATGACAATCACCCTTGTTGTCGTGTTTGTAACCCTATCTGCACGTAATGTGCTTGTTGATACGGTCAGCGAGATTCGCGAAAAAGTAGATATGTCTATCTATGTTAAAAATGACATTACGCCTGAAGACGTGCAAAAAATCCAGTCGGGGCTTGAAGGTTTAACATCGTCGGTTCGTGGTGTTACGTATGTTTCACCAGATCAGGCACGAGCGGCATTTGCCCAAGAAAACAAGGGTGAGGCTGATATGTTGAATGCCTTAAACGAATCAACGAACGAGTTTCCTGGAACATTCCGTATTAGTCCCGTCGATATAAACAAAACCGATGAGTTGCGCAATTTCGTAGCGACCGATCCAACGCTAAAGACACAAATCGATCCTAACCGCGAGCCATCGTTTGCCGGTCAGCGCCGCTCGGCAATCGAAAACATTGGCCGTTGGGTAGGTTTTGCCGAAACAGCCGGGTTGGTAGCGAGCGTTATCTTCATCGCCATTTCTTCGCTTATCGTGTTCAATACTATTCGCATGGCAATCTTTAACCGAAAAGACGAAATCCAGATGATGAAGCTTATTGGTGCCGACCGAAACTTTATCCGTGGCCCATTTGTTGTCGAGGCGGTGGTTTATGGCATTATTGCTGCGGTTGTTGCGACGGTTATTGGGGTTAGTTTGCTATATGCATCGAGCGATCAGTTGCTTAGTTACGGTGTTGTGCTTCAAGGCACGATCAATTTCATGACGACATACCTTGGGTTTGTGCTGCTTGGAATGATTGGTCTGGGTGCGACAATTGGCATCATTTCATCGCTTCTTGCGACGCGTCGATATCTTAAAATCTAA
- the ftsE gene encoding cell division ATP-binding protein FtsE: MILLDRVTKSYGKDMKPAINRVSLHVEPKEFVILVGTSGAGKTTLLRLLTREEKPTSGKIVVGGIDYDTLKDKHIPLLRRKIGVVFQDFKLLPQRTVFENVAFALEIAGMTNREIKNTVPKVIELVGLTGKEKQFPHQLSGGERQRVAIARAVVRQPKILIADEPTGNLDPKHSWDIVRLLEKINKYGTTVLLTTHNVEIVNKLKRRVVTLEHGKITSDQAQGSYRQ, from the coding sequence ATGATTCTTTTAGATAGGGTAACAAAATCATACGGAAAAGATATGAAACCAGCGATCAACCGTGTCAGTTTGCACGTTGAGCCAAAGGAATTCGTTATCTTGGTCGGTACGAGCGGGGCAGGCAAGACCACCTTGCTTCGGCTATTAACTCGCGAAGAAAAGCCAACAAGTGGCAAAATCGTTGTTGGTGGAATAGACTACGATACGCTAAAAGACAAACACATTCCGTTGCTGCGCCGCAAGATTGGCGTTGTTTTTCAGGATTTTAAGCTTTTACCTCAGCGAACTGTATTTGAAAATGTTGCATTTGCACTAGAGATTGCCGGCATGACAAACCGCGAAATTAAAAACACTGTCCCAAAAGTAATTGAACTTGTGGGCCTCACTGGCAAAGAAAAACAATTTCCTCACCAGCTTTCAGGTGGTGAACGCCAGCGTGTTGCAATTGCTCGTGCTGTGGTGCGTCAGCCAAAAATTCTTATTGCCGACGAGCCAACCGGAAACCTCGACCCAAAGCACAGCTGGGATATTGTTCGTCTGCTTGAAAAAATTAACAAATATGGCACGACAGTACTTTTAACAACTCACAATGTCGAGATCGTTAATAAACTGAAGCGCCGCGTCGTGACGCTAGAGCATGGTAAAATTACGAGCGACCAAGCGCAGGGGAGTTACAGGCAATGA